One Marinibacterium anthonyi genomic region harbors:
- the lrp_10 gene encoding Leucine-responsive regulatory protein: MATTRLDPIDRKILAELQADGRMTNVELARRVGISAPPCLRRVRTLEEAGYIRGYHAEVDARELGFEVQVFAMVGLSSQAEADLSTFEDRCRNWPLVRECHMLNGEVDFMLKCVAPDLSTFQTFLTAELLKHPTVASVKTSLVIRGAKDEPGVPFDILEERLSRSA; this comes from the coding sequence ATGGCAACGACCCGCCTCGACCCGATCGATCGCAAGATACTGGCCGAACTTCAGGCAGACGGCCGCATGACCAATGTCGAACTGGCCCGCCGGGTCGGGATATCGGCACCGCCCTGCCTGCGCCGGGTCCGCACCCTGGAAGAAGCCGGTTATATCCGCGGCTACCACGCCGAAGTCGACGCCCGCGAACTGGGCTTCGAAGTCCAGGTCTTCGCGATGGTCGGCCTGTCCAGCCAGGCCGAAGCCGATCTGTCCACCTTCGAGGACCGCTGCCGCAACTGGCCGCTGGTGCGCGAATGCCACATGCTGAACGGCGAGGTCGATTTCATGCTGAAATGCGTGGCGCCGGACCTGTCGACCTTCCAGACCTTCCTGACGGCCGAATTGCTCAAGCACCCGACGGTGGCCAGCGTCAAGACCTCGCTGGTGATCCGCGGCGCCAAGGACGAACCCGGCGTGCCCTTCGACATCCTCGAAGAACGCCTCAGCCGCAGCGCTTAA
- the yfiH gene encoding Laccase domain protein YfiH gives MLERLTSDELSPVSHGFFTRRGGASSGIFSGLNCGRGSSDQSEAVAINRARVAEAMQADETALIGMKQVHSAHAVVVDGPLGDYPEADALVTSTPGLVLTVLTADCQPVLFADRKAGVIGAAHAGWRGALDGVLEATLEAMEGLGARRGDTVAVIGPTISQRNYEVGPEFLETFLMDAPENARFFANGEGDRLQFDLPGYGLHRLRSAGVAHAEWTRHCTYDDAARFYSYRRSTHAREADYGRLLSAIRL, from the coding sequence ATGCTCGAACGTCTTACCTCCGACGAACTCTCTCCTGTGTCCCACGGGTTCTTCACCCGTCGCGGCGGCGCATCCTCGGGCATTTTCTCCGGGCTGAACTGCGGGCGCGGGTCATCCGACCAAAGCGAGGCCGTGGCCATCAACCGCGCCCGCGTTGCCGAGGCCATGCAGGCCGACGAGACCGCGCTGATCGGCATGAAACAGGTGCATTCGGCCCATGCCGTCGTGGTCGACGGCCCACTTGGCGACTACCCCGAGGCCGACGCGCTGGTGACGTCGACCCCCGGCCTGGTGCTGACGGTGCTGACCGCCGATTGCCAGCCGGTGCTGTTCGCCGACCGCAAGGCCGGCGTGATCGGCGCGGCGCATGCGGGCTGGCGCGGGGCGCTGGACGGGGTCCTGGAAGCGACGCTTGAGGCGATGGAAGGGCTTGGCGCGCGGCGCGGCGATACGGTGGCGGTGATCGGCCCCACCATCAGCCAGCGCAATTACGAGGTCGGCCCGGAATTCCTGGAAACCTTCCTGATGGATGCGCCGGAAAATGCCCGTTTCTTCGCCAATGGCGAAGGCGACCGACTGCAGTTCGACCTGCCCGGCTATGGGTTGCACCGTCTGCGCAGCGCCGGCGTGGCCCATGCGGAATGGACCCGGCACTGCACCTACGACGACGCGGCGCGGTTCTATTCCTACCGCCGTTCCACCCATGCGCGCGAGGCCGACTACGGTCGCCTGCTGTCGGCCATCCGTCTCTGA
- a CDS encoding Membrane fusogenic activity, with the protein MQTRNKLMDDISQLVTNAMGVAHGAREEAETAMKSMIDRWLADRDFVTREEFDAVRAMAQKAREENTALEARIAALEARMDGKG; encoded by the coding sequence ATGCAGACCCGCAACAAGCTCATGGATGATATTTCCCAGCTCGTGACCAACGCCATGGGCGTGGCCCACGGTGCGCGGGAAGAGGCCGAGACGGCCATGAAATCGATGATCGACCGCTGGCTCGCCGACCGTGATTTCGTCACGCGCGAGGAATTCGACGCCGTGCGCGCCATGGCCCAGAAGGCACGCGAGGAAAACACCGCGCTTGAGGCGCGGATCGCCGCGCTGGAAGCGCGGATGGACGGCAAGGGCTGA
- a CDS encoding putative cytokinesis protein, which translates to MNDDSRWLSAANDTLGLRMHIGCRITHKLTQPTPLIAILNVHYSRFGDLERADYLVTHPSVPLESYRDGFGNWCTRMVAPAGSFTLTTDGIFRDTGQTTPYGPDARQHAVKDLPFDTLVYLQGSRYCDTDLLSERAWGLFEHTAPGWSRVQAICDYVHDGITFDYMKADATRTAAQTLAGGHGVCRDFTHLAIAFCRCMNIPARYCTGYLSEIGEPLPHPPDDFAAWMEVYLEGQWWVFDPRNNTRRTGRILVARGRDAADVPLTQIFGPGTLSEFEVWTHEVGDAADDTAPPI; encoded by the coding sequence GTGAACGATGACAGTCGCTGGCTTTCAGCCGCAAACGACACCCTTGGGCTGCGCATGCATATCGGCTGCCGCATCACTCACAAGCTGACGCAGCCGACGCCGCTGATCGCGATCCTGAACGTGCATTACTCGCGCTTCGGCGACCTCGAACGGGCCGATTATCTGGTGACGCATCCAAGTGTCCCGCTCGAAAGCTATCGCGACGGGTTCGGCAACTGGTGCACCCGGATGGTCGCCCCGGCGGGGTCGTTCACCCTGACGACCGACGGGATCTTCCGCGATACCGGCCAGACCACGCCTTATGGCCCGGACGCCCGCCAACACGCGGTCAAGGACCTGCCGTTCGACACGCTGGTCTACCTTCAGGGCAGCCGCTATTGCGACACCGACCTGCTGTCGGAACGGGCCTGGGGGCTGTTCGAGCATACCGCGCCCGGCTGGTCGCGCGTGCAGGCGATCTGCGATTACGTGCATGACGGCATCACCTTCGACTACATGAAGGCCGACGCCACCCGCACCGCCGCACAGACGCTTGCCGGCGGCCACGGGGTCTGCCGCGATTTCACCCATCTCGCGATCGCCTTCTGTCGCTGCATGAACATCCCGGCGCGCTATTGCACCGGCTACCTGAGCGAGATCGGCGAGCCTCTGCCCCACCCACCGGACGATTTCGCCGCGTGGATGGAGGTTTATCTGGAAGGCCAGTGGTGGGTTTTCGATCCGCGCAACAACACGCGACGCACCGGGCGCATTCTTGTGGCGCGCGGACGCGACGCGGCGGACGTGCCGCTGACTCAGATCTTCGGTCCGGGCACGCTGTCGGAATTCGAGGTCTGGACCCATGAGGTGGGTGACGCGGCCGACGACACGGCGCCCCCGATCTGA
- a CDS encoding LysR substrate binding domain protein, with the protein MVALRFTEALRAAAEEGTGIIDHAETLAADSVAAGGLVPMSSGCGLVLSGFHLHYPDRLHVSPALRGFIDFLRAGHRHDAP; encoded by the coding sequence GTGGTTGCCCTGCGGTTCACCGAGGCCCTGCGTGCAGCGGCAGAGGAGGGAACCGGGATCATCGACCACGCCGAGACGCTCGCCGCCGATTCTGTCGCGGCCGGCGGGCTGGTGCCGATGTCGTCCGGCTGCGGCCTGGTGCTGTCTGGCTTTCACCTGCATTACCCGGACCGTCTGCACGTCAGCCCCGCGTTGCGCGGCTTCATTGATTTCCTGCGAGCAGGACACCGGCATGACGCCCCGTGA
- the trxB gene encoding Thioredoxin reductase gives MSDTRHTKVLIIGSGPAGYTAAVYASRAMLEPLLVQGLEPGGQLTTTTEVENWPGETEIQGPDLMVRMEAHAKAMGAEIVGDIITDLDLSRRPFTARGDSGTVYTADAVILATGARAKWLGLDSEEAFKGFGVSACATCDGFFYRGQEIVVIGGGNTAVEEALFLTNFASKVTLIHRRDELRAEKILQERLFAHPKVETLWHHELAEVVGADTPKGVEGVKARDVRTGEITEIPAKGVFIAIGHAPASELVKDQLETHHGGYVKVEPGTTQTSVPGVFAAGDLTDHVYRQAVTSAGMGCMAALDAERFLAAQEAKVATAAE, from the coding sequence ATGAGCGACACGCGCCACACCAAGGTCCTGATCATCGGGTCCGGCCCGGCGGGCTATACGGCCGCCGTCTATGCCAGCCGTGCGATGCTGGAACCGCTTCTGGTCCAGGGGCTTGAGCCCGGCGGCCAGCTGACCACCACGACCGAGGTCGAGAACTGGCCCGGCGAGACCGAGATCCAGGGGCCGGACCTGATGGTGCGGATGGAGGCCCATGCCAAGGCGATGGGGGCCGAGATCGTCGGCGACATCATCACCGACCTGGACCTGTCCAGGCGGCCTTTTACCGCCAGGGGCGACAGCGGCACGGTCTACACGGCCGACGCGGTGATCCTGGCGACGGGGGCGCGGGCGAAATGGCTCGGTCTGGACAGCGAAGAAGCCTTCAAGGGCTTCGGCGTGTCGGCCTGCGCGACCTGCGACGGGTTCTTCTATCGCGGGCAGGAGATCGTGGTGATCGGCGGGGGGAACACGGCTGTCGAAGAGGCGCTGTTCCTGACCAATTTCGCGTCGAAGGTGACGCTGATCCACCGCCGGGACGAGCTGAGGGCCGAGAAGATCCTGCAGGAGCGGCTGTTCGCCCATCCCAAGGTGGAAACGCTGTGGCATCACGAGCTGGCCGAAGTCGTGGGCGCCGACACGCCCAAGGGCGTCGAGGGCGTGAAGGCGCGCGACGTGCGCACCGGCGAGATCACCGAGATCCCGGCCAAGGGGGTCTTCATCGCCATCGGCCACGCGCCGGCAAGCGAGCTGGTGAAGGACCAGCTGGAAACCCATCACGGCGGCTACGTGAAGGTGGAACCGGGCACGACGCAGACCTCGGTTCCGGGTGTCTTCGCCGCCGGGGACCTGACCGACCACGTCTATCGCCAGGCGGTGACCAGTGCCGGCATGGGCTGCATGGCCGCGCTGGACGCCGAACGTTTCCTGGCCGCGCAGGAGGCGAAGGTCGCGACCGCCGCCGAATGA
- the lgt_1 gene encoding Prolipoprotein diacylglyceryl transferase gives MTAAVLTFPDLSPEIFSIDIGSFHFALRWYALAYIAGILIAWRMAVAAVKATRLWPGDTAPMTPRQIEDMLTWIILGVILGGRIGFVVFYEPAYYFTHPLDILKVWNGGMAFHGGLIGVIVAAWIYTRVHRIPQLQAADLIAYAVPPGLLLGRLANFVNGELWGRASDLPWAMVFPDPRSRYCEGFAEPCARHPSQLYEAGLEGILLGTLLILLVWRFGALKAPGRVCGIFFAGYGMARFIVEFFRQPDAQFVTPGNPLGLAWQVGGYGLTQGQALSLPMIAFGIWLALRARRKA, from the coding sequence ATGACAGCCGCCGTCCTGACCTTTCCCGATCTGTCGCCCGAGATCTTCTCGATCGATATCGGCAGTTTCCACTTTGCTCTGCGCTGGTATGCGCTGGCTTATATCGCGGGCATCCTGATCGCCTGGCGCATGGCCGTGGCCGCCGTGAAGGCGACGCGGCTCTGGCCCGGCGACACCGCGCCGATGACCCCGCGCCAGATCGAGGACATGCTGACCTGGATCATCCTGGGCGTGATCCTGGGCGGGCGGATCGGCTTTGTCGTCTTTTACGAACCAGCCTATTATTTCACCCATCCGCTGGACATCCTCAAGGTCTGGAACGGCGGCATGGCGTTCCACGGCGGGCTGATCGGGGTGATCGTCGCCGCCTGGATCTATACCCGCGTGCACAGGATCCCGCAGCTGCAGGCCGCCGACCTGATCGCCTATGCCGTGCCGCCCGGGCTGCTGCTGGGCCGGCTGGCGAATTTCGTCAACGGCGAGCTGTGGGGCCGGGCCAGCGACCTGCCCTGGGCCATGGTCTTTCCCGATCCCCGGTCGCGTTATTGCGAAGGCTTTGCCGAACCCTGCGCGCGCCACCCGTCGCAATTGTACGAAGCCGGGCTGGAAGGCATCCTGCTGGGCACGCTGCTGATCCTGCTGGTCTGGCGGTTCGGCGCGCTCAAGGCTCCCGGCCGGGTCTGCGGGATCTTCTTCGCGGGCTATGGCATGGCGCGGTTCATCGTCGAATTCTTCCGCCAGCCCGATGCGCAATTCGTCACCCCCGGCAATCCGCTGGGCCTGGCCTGGCAGGTGGGCGGCTATGGGCTGACCCAGGGCCAGGCGCTGTCGCTGCCGATGATCGCCTTCGGCATCTGGCTGGCCCTGCGCGCCCGCCGCAAGGCATGA
- a CDS encoding hypothetical protein (putative conserved protein) → MALSEHYLEDEIHPIDIVEHLAEHHDWDFDRIGDDQIAMAVEGQWRTYSITLAWSPYDETLRMVCTFEMEPPEDRHGDLYELLNLVNDQCWSGAFTFWAAQKLMVYRYGLVLTGGQIATADQIDTLITAAVLSAERYYPAMQLLVWGDRTPHQALQVAIAEAYGRA, encoded by the coding sequence ATGGCCCTTTCCGAGCATTATCTGGAAGACGAGATTCACCCCATCGACATCGTCGAACACCTGGCCGAACATCACGACTGGGACTTCGATCGCATCGGCGACGACCAGATCGCCATGGCGGTCGAAGGGCAGTGGCGCACCTATTCCATCACCCTTGCCTGGTCGCCTTACGACGAAACCCTGCGGATGGTCTGCACCTTTGAAATGGAGCCGCCCGAGGACCGTCATGGCGACCTCTACGAACTTTTGAACCTGGTCAACGATCAATGCTGGAGCGGCGCCTTCACCTTCTGGGCGGCGCAGAAGCTGATGGTCTACCGCTACGGGCTGGTCCTGACCGGCGGGCAGATCGCCACGGCCGACCAGATCGACACGCTGATCACCGCCGCGGTGCTGAGCGCGGAACGCTACTACCCGGCGATGCAGCTTCTGGTCTGGGGCGACCGCACCCCGCACCAGGCGCTTCAGGTCGCCATTGCAGAGGCTTACGGGCGCGCATAA
- a CDS encoding MATE family efflux transporter, which yields MSHATRFLTAPVGALLTRTAAPIILVMVLSGSLNLVDVLFLGRVAGPGAVAAVSAIFPLTAACIAMSAMVGSGMASLLARRLGAGATDDARALFASAHGLALTLGLALIAGVALAGPALTLAAADGDPAVAAMAHRYLSITIGAAPVMFWLGLQVDALRSEGRAPLMAGLGVLVTLANIAFNYVLIVRLDMGVAGSAWGTVAAQALALGLGLLARGRMDTPLPLAAIVAHRWWGGWPRILALGAPLSLSFLGIALVASVILMALQQTAGPDYVPKVAAYGLITRLIGFAFLPLMGLAQAMQAVVGNNLGAGLTARSDRALALTLLAALVYCCTVQAGFMIFAPRIGAVFVDDPAIARDLAAILRPMVLLYALSGPTLVLALYFQSVGQPGRAALLTLSKPYVLQPPLILGLAALLGDRGIWFASPISEAVLALVALVIWSRVRRPGQAGFGLAGGAGA from the coding sequence ATGTCGCATGCAACCCGTTTCCTCACCGCGCCCGTGGGCGCCCTCCTGACACGCACGGCGGCGCCGATCATCCTGGTCATGGTGCTGTCGGGCAGCCTGAACCTGGTCGACGTCCTCTTCCTGGGCCGCGTCGCCGGCCCCGGTGCCGTCGCCGCCGTCAGCGCGATCTTCCCGCTCACCGCCGCCTGCATCGCGATGTCCGCCATGGTGGGATCGGGCATGGCCAGCCTGCTGGCCCGCCGCCTGGGCGCCGGCGCGACCGATGATGCCCGCGCGCTGTTCGCCAGCGCCCATGGCCTGGCCCTGACCCTGGGCCTGGCGCTGATCGCGGGCGTCGCGCTGGCGGGGCCAGCGCTGACCCTGGCCGCCGCCGACGGCGATCCGGCCGTCGCCGCCATGGCGCACCGCTACCTGTCCATCACCATCGGCGCCGCCCCGGTGATGTTCTGGCTGGGCCTGCAGGTCGACGCGCTGCGCAGCGAAGGGCGCGCGCCGCTGATGGCCGGGCTTGGCGTGCTGGTCACGCTGGCCAACATCGCCTTCAACTACGTCCTGATCGTCCGGCTGGACATGGGCGTCGCCGGATCCGCCTGGGGCACGGTCGCCGCCCAGGCGCTGGCCCTTGGCCTGGGGCTGCTGGCCCGTGGGCGGATGGACACGCCTCTGCCGCTGGCCGCCATCGTCGCCCATCGCTGGTGGGGCGGCTGGCCGCGCATCCTCGCACTTGGGGCGCCGCTCAGCCTCAGCTTCCTGGGCATCGCGCTGGTCGCCTCGGTCATACTCATGGCCCTGCAACAGACCGCCGGGCCGGATTACGTGCCCAAGGTCGCCGCCTACGGGCTGATCACCCGGCTGATCGGCTTTGCCTTCCTGCCGCTGATGGGGCTGGCGCAGGCCATGCAGGCCGTCGTCGGCAACAACCTGGGCGCGGGGCTGACCGCGCGGTCCGACCGCGCGCTGGCCCTGACCCTGCTGGCCGCGCTGGTCTATTGCTGCACGGTACAGGCGGGGTTCATGATCTTCGCGCCGCGCATCGGCGCGGTCTTCGTCGACGACCCCGCCATCGCGCGCGACCTGGCGGCGATCCTGCGGCCCATGGTGCTGCTGTATGCGCTGTCCGGTCCGACGCTGGTGCTGGCGCTCTACTTCCAGTCGGTGGGCCAGCCGGGGCGCGCCGCCCTGTTGACGCTGTCCAAGCCCTACGTGCTGCAGCCGCCGCTGATCTTGGGCCTCGCCGCGCTGCTGGGCGACAGGGGCATCTGGTTCGCCTCGCCGATATCCGAGGCGGTTCTGGCCCTCGTCGCCCTTGTCATCTGGTCCCGCGTGCGCCGTCCGGGGCAGGCGGGGTTCGGCCTGGCCGGGGGCGCCGGGGCATGA
- a CDS encoding Transglutaminase-like superfamily protein: MTRLTITHVTRYTFRHDIALGRHQLMLRPRETRDLSLMSFTLDVRPEPDIDWSHDVAGNAVASAVFPTPARVLEITAHMDVDLRAPVWPVFPIAASASSYPFAYSPDELTDLGALARPQYRDQGHRLRIWVQSLVAKRPTDTLALLKDISNTITRDIRYQSRETEGTQGPLETLDRGWGTCRDFAVLFAEAVRTLGIAARLVSGYLFNRGGDLAGSTGSGATHAWAEVFIPGAGWIPFDPTNRSVGSANLIPVAVARNIHQISPVSGSFSGCNADFLGLDVTVDVHC, encoded by the coding sequence ATGACCCGCCTGACGATCACCCATGTGACGCGCTATACCTTCCGGCACGACATTGCCCTTGGCCGACATCAGCTGATGCTGCGCCCACGGGAAACGCGCGATCTCAGCCTCATGTCCTTCACGCTCGACGTCAGACCCGAACCCGACATCGACTGGTCGCACGACGTGGCCGGTAATGCCGTTGCCTCGGCCGTCTTCCCGACGCCCGCCCGGGTGCTCGAGATCACGGCGCATATGGACGTCGATCTGCGCGCGCCGGTCTGGCCGGTCTTTCCGATTGCCGCGTCGGCATCGTCTTATCCCTTCGCCTATTCCCCGGACGAGCTGACCGACCTCGGTGCGCTTGCCCGGCCGCAGTACAGGGATCAGGGGCATCGCCTGCGTATCTGGGTCCAATCCCTGGTGGCAAAGCGCCCGACGGACACGCTGGCGCTGCTCAAGGACATCAGCAACACGATCACCCGCGACATCCGCTACCAGAGCAGGGAGACCGAAGGCACGCAGGGCCCGCTTGAAACGCTGGACCGGGGCTGGGGCACCTGCCGCGACTTTGCCGTGCTGTTTGCCGAAGCGGTTCGGACCCTGGGTATCGCCGCGCGGCTTGTCTCAGGCTACCTGTTCAACCGTGGTGGCGACCTTGCCGGTTCCACGGGATCGGGCGCGACTCATGCCTGGGCCGAAGTCTTCATACCCGGCGCGGGCTGGATCCCCTTCGATCCGACCAACAGGTCCGTCGGCTCCGCGAACCTGATCCCGGTTGCGGTGGCCCGGAATATCCACCAGATCTCGCCGGTGTCGGGCAGCTTCAGTGGCTGCAACGCCGATTTTCTCGGCCTCGACGTGACGGTCGATGTTCACTGCTGA